One genomic region from Cellulomonas hominis encodes:
- a CDS encoding MarR family winged helix-turn-helix transcriptional regulator has translation MDSVDRLRADWHRELPDLDVAPIAVAGRVTRIAALLDARAEAELAADGLSRGEFDLLCALRRAGRPLRASEVSTITAASGAAITKRADALVRAGLVERSVPSRDRRGVLLALTAAGRDAVDRLMPAHLAREADALAGLTPAETERLAALLSRVLVRVEGRA, from the coding sequence GTGGACAGCGTGGACCGCCTGCGCGCGGACTGGCACCGGGAGCTGCCGGACCTCGACGTCGCCCCGATCGCCGTCGCGGGCCGGGTCACCCGGATCGCCGCGCTGCTCGACGCCCGGGCCGAGGCCGAGCTCGCCGCGGACGGGCTGAGCCGCGGGGAGTTCGACCTGCTGTGCGCCCTGCGCCGGGCGGGCCGGCCGCTGCGCGCGAGCGAGGTCTCGACGATCACGGCGGCGTCCGGGGCGGCGATCACCAAGCGCGCGGACGCCCTGGTGCGCGCGGGCCTGGTCGAGCGCAGCGTGCCGAGCCGGGACCGCCGTGGCGTGCTGCTCGCGCTCACCGCAGCCGGCCGGGACGCCGTGGACCGGCTGATGCCCGCGCACCTGGCCCGCGAGGCCGACGCGCTCGCCGGCCTGACCCCGGCAGAGACCGAGCGGCTCGCGGCGCTGCTGTCCCGGGTGCTGGTGCGCGTCGAGGGCCGCGCCTGA
- a CDS encoding PhoH family protein, protein MGTATASTDQPEGRRTHVLDTSVLLSDPKAITRFAEHDVVLPVVVITELEGKRHHAELGYFARAALRLLDDLRVQHGRLDAPLPIGDQGGTLRVELNHTDPAVLPAGFRLGDNDTRILSVAANLAAEGCDVTVVSKDLPMRIKASAIGLRAEEYRHELAVDSGWTGMDTLDVTEQQMAQMWEHESLPLADVADAPTLPCHTGLVIHSPRGSALGRVTPDKHVQVVRGDQDVFGLHGRSAEQRIAIDLLLDEQVGIVSLGGRAGTGKSALALCAGLEAVLERRQHRKVMVFRPLYAVGGQELGYLPGSEAEKMNPWAQAVFDTLGAVVSREVVEEVIDRDLLEVLPLTHIRGRSLHDAFVIVDEAQSLERNVLLTVLSRIGQSSRVVLTHDVAQRDNLRVGRHDGVAAVIEALKGHPLFAHVTLTRSERSPVAALVTEMLEGIEL, encoded by the coding sequence CTGGGAACCGCCACCGCCTCGACCGACCAGCCGGAGGGGCGCCGGACGCACGTCCTCGACACCTCCGTCCTGCTGTCCGACCCGAAGGCGATCACGCGGTTCGCCGAGCACGACGTGGTCCTCCCCGTCGTGGTGATCACCGAGCTGGAGGGCAAGCGGCACCACGCCGAGCTGGGCTACTTCGCGCGGGCCGCGCTGCGGCTGCTCGACGACCTGCGGGTGCAGCACGGCCGCCTGGACGCGCCGCTGCCGATCGGCGACCAGGGGGGCACGCTCCGCGTCGAGCTCAACCACACCGACCCCGCGGTGCTGCCGGCCGGGTTCCGGCTCGGCGACAACGACACCCGGATCCTGTCGGTCGCGGCGAACCTCGCGGCCGAGGGGTGCGACGTCACCGTGGTGTCCAAGGACCTGCCGATGCGGATCAAGGCGTCGGCGATCGGGCTGCGGGCCGAGGAGTACCGGCACGAGCTCGCCGTCGACTCCGGGTGGACCGGCATGGACACCCTCGACGTCACCGAGCAGCAGATGGCGCAGATGTGGGAGCACGAGTCGCTGCCGCTCGCGGACGTCGCCGACGCCCCGACCCTGCCGTGCCACACCGGCCTGGTGATCCACAGCCCGCGCGGCTCCGCGCTGGGTCGGGTGACGCCGGACAAGCACGTGCAGGTGGTCCGAGGCGACCAGGACGTGTTCGGGCTGCACGGCCGGTCGGCGGAGCAGCGGATCGCCATCGACCTGCTGCTGGACGAGCAGGTCGGCATCGTCTCGCTCGGCGGCCGGGCCGGCACCGGCAAGTCGGCTCTCGCGCTGTGCGCCGGGCTGGAGGCGGTGCTGGAGCGCCGGCAGCACCGGAAGGTCATGGTGTTCCGGCCGTTGTACGCGGTGGGCGGCCAGGAGCTCGGCTACCTGCCGGGCAGCGAGGCCGAGAAGATGAACCCCTGGGCGCAGGCGGTGTTCGACACCCTGGGCGCGGTGGTGAGCCGCGAGGTGGTCGAGGAGGTCATCGACCGGGACCTGCTCGAGGTGCTGCCGCTCACGCACATCCGCGGGCGCTCGCTGCACGACGCGTTCGTGATCGTCGACGAGGCGCAGTCCCTCGAGCGGAACGTCCTGCTCACGGTGCTGTCCCGGATCGGGCAGAGCTCACGCGTGGTGCTCACGCACGACGTCGCCCAGCGGGACAACCTGCGGGTCGGCCGGCACGACGGCGTCGCGGCGGTCATCGAGGCGCTCAAGGGCCACCCGCTGTTCGCGCACGTCACCCTGACCCGGTCCGAGCGGTCGCCCGTCGCGGCGCTCGTCACCGAGATGCTGGAGGGGATCGAGCTCTGA
- a CDS encoding isoprenyl transferase, with the protein MRLPHPLYGLYERRLASSLPRDRVPRHVGVILDGNRRWARQLGESTATGHRRGADRISDLLGWGEEVGVEVVTLWMLSTDNLTRDPEELEALLGIIEDAVRELAATRRWRLQAVGSLDLLPERTARTLRDAESATADVDGLHVNVAIGYGGRREIADAVRSYLAERAAEGASLDDIAATFDVEHIADHLYTKGQPDPDLVIRTSGEQRLGGFMLWQSVHSEYYFCEAYWPDFRRVDFLRAVRDYAARERRHGR; encoded by the coding sequence GTGCGCCTGCCCCACCCGCTGTACGGGCTGTACGAGCGCCGGCTCGCCTCGTCGCTGCCCCGCGACCGGGTGCCGCGGCACGTGGGCGTCATCCTCGACGGCAACCGGCGCTGGGCGCGTCAGCTCGGCGAGTCGACGGCCACCGGGCACCGCCGCGGGGCGGACCGGATCTCCGACCTGCTCGGCTGGGGCGAGGAGGTGGGCGTCGAGGTCGTCACGCTGTGGATGCTCTCCACGGACAACCTCACCCGGGACCCCGAGGAGCTCGAGGCGCTGCTCGGCATCATCGAGGACGCCGTGCGCGAGCTCGCGGCGACCCGGCGGTGGCGGCTGCAGGCGGTCGGCTCGCTCGACCTGCTGCCGGAGCGCACCGCGCGCACCCTGCGGGACGCCGAGTCGGCGACGGCCGACGTCGACGGGCTGCACGTGAACGTGGCGATCGGCTACGGCGGCCGGCGGGAGATCGCCGACGCGGTCCGGTCCTACCTCGCCGAGCGGGCCGCCGAGGGCGCGTCGCTGGACGACATCGCGGCGACGTTCGACGTCGAGCACATCGCCGACCACCTCTACACCAAGGGCCAGCCGGACCCCGACCTGGTCATCCGCACGTCGGGCGAGCAGCGCCTCGGCGGCTTCATGCTCTGGCAGTCCGTGCACTCGGAGTACTACTTCTGCGAGGCGTACTGGCCGGACTTCCGGCGGGTCGACTTCCTGCGCGCGGTGCGCGACTACGCCGCCCGCGAGCGCCGCCACGGGCGCTGA
- the trhA gene encoding PAQR family membrane homeostasis protein TrhA, with protein MKVSETAEQVADAVKPRLRGWIHAGMFPLVTAASIVLVVLAPTAPLTIACAVFGGAAMLLFGTSAVYHRGTWSPRVAGVLRRMDHTNIFLVISGTYTPLAVALLPADTARLLLVIVWAGALVGMLARIFWLGAPRWVYVPVYIALGWVAVWFLPTFWRAENGGPAVVWLVIAGGLAYTLGAVVYGLKRPNPSPRWFGFHEIFHLLTVVGFTCHYIAVTMAVLH; from the coding sequence GTGAAGGTCAGCGAGACCGCGGAGCAGGTCGCCGACGCCGTGAAGCCGCGGCTGCGCGGCTGGATCCACGCCGGGATGTTCCCGCTGGTGACCGCCGCGTCCATCGTGCTCGTCGTCCTGGCGCCCACCGCCCCGCTGACGATCGCGTGCGCCGTGTTCGGCGGCGCCGCCATGCTGCTGTTCGGCACCAGCGCGGTCTACCACCGCGGGACCTGGTCGCCGCGGGTCGCCGGCGTGCTGCGCCGCATGGACCACACGAACATCTTCCTGGTGATCTCGGGCACCTACACCCCGCTCGCCGTGGCGCTGCTGCCCGCGGACACCGCCCGGCTGCTGCTGGTCATCGTCTGGGCCGGCGCGCTCGTCGGCATGCTCGCCCGCATCTTCTGGCTCGGCGCCCCGCGCTGGGTGTACGTGCCGGTGTACATCGCGCTCGGCTGGGTCGCCGTGTGGTTCCTGCCGACGTTCTGGCGGGCCGAGAACGGCGGCCCGGCGGTCGTCTGGCTGGTCATCGCGGGCGGCCTGGCGTACACGCTCGGCGCCGTCGTCTACGGCCTGAAGCGGCCGAACCCCAGCCCGCGGTGGTTCGGGTTCCACGAGATCTTCCACCTGCTGACCGTCGTCGGGTTCACGTGCCACTACATCGCCGTGACCATGGCCGTTCTCCACTGA
- a CDS encoding GTP pyrophosphokinase, with translation MTAATSLHDVPEPAQVRALMRDMRRLALTYKFGIDEVMTKIAILRDEFRHMQNYNPVEHVGSRLKSFESIVAKCRRKGIPLTPEAVRAEMFDIAGVRVTCSFVSDIYRVRDMLVGQSDLTLLEERDYIAHPKGNGYKSLHLIVQVPVYLSDRVEDVIVEIQIRTIAMDFWASLEHKIYYKYGRQVPRHLTDSLKLAADVAASLDASMERIHEEVKALAGEEQPVEHAEAVLSPEELLRSFWPSPDTGLDSEGRPRT, from the coding sequence ATGACCGCGGCCACCTCCCTGCACGACGTCCCCGAACCCGCGCAGGTGCGCGCGCTCATGCGCGACATGCGCCGCCTCGCGCTGACGTACAAGTTCGGGATCGACGAGGTCATGACGAAGATCGCGATCCTGCGCGACGAGTTCCGGCACATGCAGAACTACAACCCGGTCGAGCACGTCGGGTCCCGGCTGAAGTCGTTCGAGTCCATCGTCGCCAAGTGCCGGCGCAAGGGGATCCCGCTGACGCCCGAGGCGGTCCGGGCGGAGATGTTCGACATCGCGGGGGTGCGGGTCACGTGCTCGTTCGTCTCGGACATCTACCGGGTCCGGGACATGCTGGTCGGCCAGTCCGACCTCACGCTGCTCGAGGAGCGCGACTACATCGCGCACCCCAAGGGCAACGGCTACAAGTCGCTGCACCTCATCGTCCAGGTCCCCGTCTACCTGTCGGACCGGGTGGAGGACGTGATCGTCGAGATCCAGATCCGGACCATCGCCATGGACTTCTGGGCGAGCCTGGAGCACAAGATCTACTACAAGTACGGCCGGCAGGTCCCCCGGCACCTCACCGACTCCCTCAAGCTCGCGGCGGACGTCGCGGCGTCCCTCGACGCGTCGATGGAGCGGATCCACGAGGAGGTCAAGGCCCTGGCCGGCGAGGAGCAGCCCGTCGAGCACGCCGAGGCCGTGCTCAGCCCGGAGGAGCTGCTGCGCTCGTTCTGGCCGTCGCCGGACACCGGGCTGGACTCGGAGGGCCGGCCGCGCACCTGA
- a CDS encoding 2'-5' RNA ligase family protein: MAHTVLQLPVFDLEPFVRARLRAENPRLREPEGDTWCAHVALLDPFVDEADAGPELFQALARECARWDPLVLRLAEIRRLPGGPICLAPEPSDRLVAMTEAFAAAFPGHPAHGGAGDRAVPHVPLGHDVPDADLDLLRGWLPQTALVEDVHLVSWSQTEVRTIASFPLRGVAHP, encoded by the coding sequence GTGGCGCACACCGTCCTGCAGCTGCCGGTCTTCGACCTCGAGCCGTTCGTGCGCGCCCGCCTGCGCGCCGAGAACCCCCGGCTGCGCGAGCCCGAGGGGGACACGTGGTGCGCCCACGTGGCGCTGCTCGACCCGTTCGTCGACGAGGCCGACGCCGGGCCGGAGCTGTTCCAGGCGCTCGCCCGGGAGTGCGCGCGGTGGGACCCGCTCGTGCTGCGGCTCGCCGAGATCCGGCGGCTCCCCGGCGGCCCGATCTGCCTCGCGCCCGAGCCGTCCGACCGGCTCGTCGCGATGACCGAGGCGTTCGCCGCCGCGTTCCCCGGCCACCCGGCGCACGGCGGGGCGGGCGACCGCGCCGTTCCGCACGTGCCGCTGGGCCACGACGTGCCGGACGCCGACCTCGACCTGCTCCGCGGCTGGCTGCCGCAGACCGCGCTGGTCGAGGACGTGCACCTGGTGTCGTGGTCGCAGACCGAGGTCCGCACGATCGCGTCGTTCCCGCTGCGCGGG